A section of the Mastomys coucha isolate ucsf_1 unplaced genomic scaffold, UCSF_Mcou_1 pScaffold15, whole genome shotgun sequence genome encodes:
- the LOC116092109 gene encoding olfactory receptor 8H1-like has translation MNILNYTSKPDFILMGLTDSKEVQLVLSVLFLLIYLVTVLGNTGMILMIRLDVQLHTPMYFFLTHLSFLDLSYSTVITPKTLENLLTSTKNISFMGCFIQMYFFVLLAATECFLLSSMAYDRYVAICNPLHYSVIMSKRFCSALIIGSYVFGAVDSTVNMLCMGTLDFCNSNFIHDFFCDTSPLIALSCSNTHDIEFIIFIFAGSTLLLSLITISVSYVSILSTILKINSTSGKQKAFSTCASHILAVTIFYGTMIFTHLKSNKSFSLGKDQVASVFYTIVIPMLNPLIYSLRNKEVKCAINRIIKKRKKSLDY, from the coding sequence ATGAATATTTTGAATTATACAAGTAAGCCTGATTTCATCCTCATGGGACTGACAGATTCCAAGGAAGTTCAACTGGTCCTATCTGTGCTTTTTCTCCTGATATACCTGGTCACTGTTCTGGGAAACACAGGCATGATATTGATGATTCGTTTAGATGTCCAGCTTCATACTCCgatgtatttttttctcaccCACCTGTCATTCCTTGACCTCAGTTACTCAACTGTCATCACACCCAAAACTCTAGAAAATCTGCTGACTTCCACTAAGAACATTTCCTTCATGGGATGCTTTATTCAAATGTACTTTTTTGTCCTTTTGGCAGCTACTGAGTGTTTCCTTCTGTCTTCAATGGCCTATGATCGGTATGTAGCTATCTGCAATCCTCTACATTATTCAGTAATTATGTCCAAAAGATTTTGCAGTGCCCTCATTATTGGGTCATATGTGTTTGGAGCTGTGGATTCTACTGTCAATATGTTATGCATGGGTACACTGGATTTCTGCAACTCCAATTTCATCCATGACTTTTTTTGTGATACATCCCCACTTATAGCCCTCTCATGTAGCAACACACATGATATTGAATTCATCATATTCATTTTTGCTGGTTCTACTCTACTCTTGTCCCTTATCACAATATCTGTGTCTTACGTGTCTATTCTCTCTACCATTTTGAAGATCAATTCCACTTCAGGAAAGCAAAAGGCCTTCTCAACTTGTGCCTCTCATATCCTGGCAGTTACCATATTTTATGGAACCATGATCTTCActcatttaaaatcaaataagtCTTTCTCCTTGGGAAAAGATCAAGTGGCTTCTGTGTTTTACACCATTGTGATTCCTATGCTAAACCCACTCATTTAtagtctcagaaacaaagaagtAAAATGTGCTATTAAtagaattataaagaaaagaaaaaaaagtctggaCTACTAA
- the LOC116092110 gene encoding olfactory receptor 141-like, with the protein MHLDKIHIFCYILDFSMENVTDVSLFILRGLTDNAELQIILFFLFLMIYLFTLMGNIGLIAVVIGDPQLHNPMYYFLGVLSFIDTCFSTIITPRMLIDFASKRKVISFLGCAAQMFLSVNCGTTECFLLAAMAYDRYVAIYNPLLYAVSMSPRVYISLIIASNVGGILHASIHTAATASLSFCDSNEIKHFFCDIPPLLSISCSDTKMNELLLFIFVSSIEVVTILIIIISYSFILLAILKMHSAEGRQKVFSTCGSHLTGVSIYYGTIFFMYMRPSSSYKLEHDMIVSTFYAIVIPMLNPIIYSLRNKDVKKAMKRVLVKVFMSIK; encoded by the exons ATGCATTtagataaaatacatatattttgttatatttt AGATTTCAGCATGGAGAATGTCACTGATGTGTCTCTTTTTATCCTGAGGGGCCTCACAGACAATGCTGAACTTCAgatcattctttttttcctatttctaatGATTTATCTTTTCACACTCATGGGAAACATAGGACTGATTGCAGTAGTCATTGGGGATCCTCAGCTCCACAACCCAATGTACTATTTTCTAGGTGTTTTATCATTTATAGATACTTGCTTTTCCACCATTATCACCCCCAGAATGCTAATAGATTTTGCATCAAAGAGAAAAGTCATTTCATTCCTTGGATGTGCAGCACAGATGTTTCTTTCTGTTAACTGTGGAACCACAGAGTGTTTTCTTTTAGCTGCAATGGCTTACGACCGCTATGTAGCTATTTACAACCCACTTCTATATGCAGTGAGCATGTCACCCAGAGTCTATATATCACTCATTATTGCCTCCAATGTTGGTGGAATTTTGCATGCATCTATTCATACAGCAGCCACTGCTAGCCTGTCTTTTTGTGACTCCAATGAAATTAAGCATTTTTTCTGTGATATTCCTCCTCTACTGTCTATTTCTTGCTCTGACACTAAAATGAATGAACTTCTACTCTTCATCTTTGTGAGCTCCATTGAGGTAGTCACTATTTTGATCATCATCATCTCTTATAGTTTCATTCTGTTGGCTATTTTGAAAATGCATTCTGCTGAGGGGAGGCAAAAAGTGTTCTCCACATGTGGCTCTCACCTCACTGGAGTGTCCATATATTATGGAACAATCTTCTTCATGTATATGAGGCCAAGTTCCAGCTATAAATTGGAGCATGACATGATTGTGTCTACATTTTATGCCATTGTGATTCCCATGCTGAATCCCATCATCTACAGTCTCAGGAACAAAGATGTAAAAAAGGCAATGAAAAGAGTTTTAGTAAAAGTGTTTAtgtccataaaataa
- the LOC116092111 gene encoding olfactory receptor 1102 has protein sequence MIAETTQVNNVTEITVFILLGFTDDADMNIFLFILFLAIYVVTLIGNLGLVVLVIEDLRLHNPMYYFLTVLSSLDACFSTVLTPKMLVNFLSKNKSISFVGCAAQMLLFVTFGTTECFLLAAMAYDRYLAIYSPLLYAVRMSPNVYVPLIIASYTGGILHAVIHTVATFSLSFCGSNEIRHVFCDIPPLLALSCSDTHLNQLLLFYCAGSIELVTILIVLVSYAFILLAILKINSAEGRRKIFSTCGAHLTGVSIFHGTILFMYVRPSSNYTLEHDMVVSTFYTIVIPMLNPIIYSLRNKDVKEAMKKLLKRKLVHE, from the coding sequence ATGATTGCAGAAACTACCCAGGTGAACAATGTGACTGAAATCACCGTCTTTATACTACTAGGATTCACAGATGATGCTGatatgaacatatttttatttatcttatttcttGCAATATATGTTGTAACATTGATTGGAAATCTGGGTTTGGTTGTATTGGTCATTGAGGATTTACGGCTCCACAACCCCATGTACTATTTTCTGACTGTTTTGTCATCCTTGGATGCCTGCTTTTCTACAGTACTGACTCCCAAAATGTTGgtcaattttctttctaaaaataagtCCATTTCATTTGTTGGATGTGCAGCACAGATGCTTCTCTTTGTTACATTTGGAACCACAGAATGCTTCCTTTTGGCAGCAATGGCTTATGACCGTTACTTGGCAATCTACAGCCCACTTCTGTATGCAGTTAGAATGTCACCAAATGTCTATGTACCACTCATTATTGCTTCATATACTGGTGGAATTTTACATGCTGTGATACACACAGTGGCTACTTTTAGCCTTTCTTTCTGTGGATCCAATGAAATTCGGCATGTCTTTTGTGATATTCCTCCATTGCTTGCACTTTCTTGTTCTGACACCCACTTAAATCAACTTCTGCTCTTCTACTGTGCAGGCTCCATTGAACTAGTCACCATCCTTATTGTCCTGGTCTCTTATGCATTTATCCTGTTGGCCATTCTGAAGATTAATTCAgctgaagggaggaggaaaatattttctacatgtgGAGCTCACCTAACAGGTGTGTCCATTTTTCATGGGACAATCCTTTTCATGTATGTGAGACCAAGTTCCAACTACACACTTGAACATGACATGGTAGTGTCAACATTTTACACCATTGTGATTCCCATGCTGAATCCCATCATCTACAGTTTGAGAAACAAAGATGTAAAAGAGGCAATGAAAAAGTTACTCAAAAGAAAATTGGTTCATgaatga